From the Acetobacter aceti genome, one window contains:
- a CDS encoding sarcosine oxidase subunit alpha family protein, translated as MSRLSRASGRIPGRGRVNSRRPVRFTFDGRSFEGFEGDTLASALLANGVHLMGRSFKYHRPRGPISAGSDEPNAIVAIGSGPALQTPNLVATQVEIYDGLKAQSQNRFPCLQFDMGAVNNLASPLLPSGFYYKTFMWPRNFWTKVYEPVIRRSAGLGVAPTEPDPDHYAFQYTFCDVLVAGGGVSGLAAALAAAKAGAEVMIADETAEFGGSLLSDRTSRIDGLPVAEWVERTVAELKKLPNVRMFTRTTVFNYGPHNMVALNERMTDHLGAPNPATPRERLWQVRAKQVVIASGAIERPLVFEGNDRPGVMLASAAQTYLNRYGVACGRKAVIATADDSAYRVALDLLEAGVKIAAIVDIRPKPDSELFRKAKAAGVTVLTNSTVQRAHGSQRIHSVELAPVLPGGDVGEGKNYSCDLLLMAGGWTPSLHLFSQSKGKVIYNADLDTYLPGESAQAERSTGSCRGIYDLGEVLADGLKAGAAAAKDAGFEGEVDLPLWEVSSDAIGRGGFTGALPRRGKGLMAMAFVDYQNDVTAKDVKLAVREGFQSIEHIKRYTTTGMATDQGKTSNLNALGIASNALGRPKQQIGLTTFRAPYTPVTFGAFSGHERGNLFDPDRRTPIDPWARSKGAVFEDVSLWRRARYFPQPGEDMDAAVARECLAVRKSVGIFDATTLGKIEVVGPDAAEFMNRMYVNAWTKLGVGKCRYGLMCRENGFVYDDGVVGRIATDRFHVTTTTGGAAGVLNMMEDYLQTEWQDLDVWLTSTSEEWAVIAVQGPKAREVLAPLVDGLDISHATMPHMSVVEGTIGGIPMRLFRVSFSGELGFEVNVPPSRALEVWERIWEAGKAYDMTPYGTETMHVLRAEKGYIIVGQETDGTATPDDAGCGWAVSKLKKDFVGKRSLVLPAMQDPDRYQLVGLYTQAPQEVLEEGAQLVASPDEVIPMSKIGHVTSSYHSATLGRSIALAMVSGGRARMGQTLYVPMEDKVIPVTVTSPVFYDAEGARLNV; from the coding sequence ATGAGCCGTTTGTCCCGCGCTTCTGGTCGCATTCCCGGTCGCGGTCGTGTCAATTCGCGTCGCCCGGTGCGCTTCACGTTTGATGGTCGCAGCTTTGAAGGATTCGAGGGCGATACGCTCGCCTCGGCTCTCTTGGCGAACGGCGTTCACCTGATGGGCCGATCCTTCAAATATCACCGTCCGCGTGGCCCGATCTCTGCCGGTTCCGATGAGCCGAACGCCATTGTCGCGATCGGTTCCGGCCCAGCGTTGCAGACACCAAACCTCGTCGCCACGCAGGTCGAAATCTATGACGGCCTGAAGGCGCAGAGCCAGAACCGTTTCCCCTGCCTTCAGTTCGACATGGGGGCGGTGAACAATCTGGCGTCTCCATTGCTGCCGTCGGGATTCTACTACAAGACCTTTATGTGGCCACGGAATTTCTGGACCAAGGTCTATGAACCGGTCATCCGTCGTTCAGCCGGTCTGGGTGTGGCCCCGACCGAACCCGATCCGGATCACTATGCCTTCCAGTACACGTTCTGTGACGTGCTGGTGGCCGGTGGCGGCGTATCCGGTCTGGCGGCAGCTCTTGCAGCGGCGAAGGCCGGTGCGGAAGTGATGATCGCTGACGAGACGGCGGAGTTTGGTGGCAGTCTGCTGTCTGACCGTACGTCCCGCATCGATGGTCTGCCTGTCGCCGAGTGGGTCGAGCGCACGGTCGCCGAACTGAAGAAGCTGCCTAACGTGCGGATGTTTACCCGCACCACGGTCTTCAACTACGGCCCGCATAACATGGTGGCGCTCAACGAGCGTATGACCGATCATCTGGGCGCGCCCAACCCGGCCACGCCGCGCGAGCGTCTGTGGCAGGTGCGCGCGAAGCAGGTGGTTATCGCATCCGGTGCGATCGAGCGTCCGCTGGTGTTCGAGGGCAATGACCGTCCCGGCGTCATGCTCGCTAGTGCGGCTCAGACCTATCTCAACCGGTATGGTGTTGCCTGTGGCCGTAAGGCGGTCATCGCCACGGCGGATGACAGCGCCTATCGCGTGGCGCTCGATCTGCTTGAGGCGGGCGTGAAGATCGCGGCCATCGTCGATATTCGTCCCAAGCCGGACTCCGAACTGTTCCGCAAGGCAAAGGCCGCGGGCGTCACGGTGCTGACCAACAGCACGGTTCAGCGCGCGCACGGTTCGCAGCGTATTCACAGCGTCGAACTCGCTCCGGTTCTGCCGGGCGGCGATGTAGGCGAGGGCAAAAACTACAGTTGCGACCTGCTGCTGATGGCGGGTGGCTGGACGCCGAGTCTGCATCTGTTCTCCCAGTCAAAGGGCAAGGTCATCTACAACGCTGATCTCGACACCTATCTGCCCGGCGAGTCCGCCCAGGCGGAGCGTTCGACCGGGTCCTGCCGGGGGATCTATGACCTTGGCGAAGTGCTGGCCGATGGTCTGAAAGCCGGTGCCGCAGCGGCGAAAGACGCAGGTTTCGAGGGTGAAGTTGATCTTCCCTTGTGGGAAGTGAGCAGTGACGCCATTGGTCGCGGTGGTTTCACCGGCGCTCTGCCTCGTCGTGGCAAAGGTCTGATGGCCATGGCGTTCGTCGATTATCAGAACGACGTGACGGCCAAGGATGTGAAACTGGCCGTGCGCGAGGGCTTCCAGTCGATCGAGCATATCAAGCGCTACACGACGACCGGCATGGCCACCGATCAGGGCAAGACCTCGAACCTCAACGCACTCGGCATCGCCTCCAATGCCCTTGGTCGTCCGAAGCAGCAGATCGGTCTCACCACGTTCCGCGCCCCTTATACGCCTGTCACGTTCGGTGCGTTCAGCGGTCATGAGCGGGGCAATCTGTTCGATCCGGATCGTCGCACGCCGATCGATCCCTGGGCGCGCAGCAAGGGCGCGGTCTTCGAGGATGTCAGCCTGTGGCGTCGCGCCCGCTACTTCCCGCAGCCGGGTGAGGACATGGACGCCGCCGTGGCCCGTGAGTGCCTCGCTGTCCGCAAGAGCGTCGGCATCTTTGACGCCACCACGCTGGGCAAGATCGAGGTCGTCGGACCTGACGCCGCCGAGTTCATGAACCGGATGTATGTCAACGCCTGGACCAAGCTGGGTGTCGGCAAATGCCGTTACGGTCTGATGTGTCGTGAAAACGGCTTCGTCTATGATGACGGTGTCGTCGGTCGCATCGCAACGGACCGCTTCCATGTCACCACCACGACAGGCGGCGCAGCGGGCGTTCTGAACATGATGGAGGATTACCTCCAGACCGAATGGCAGGATCTTGATGTGTGGCTGACTTCCACCTCGGAAGAGTGGGCGGTCATCGCCGTGCAGGGGCCGAAGGCGCGTGAGGTTCTCGCCCCGCTCGTGGACGGTCTCGACATCTCGCACGCCACGATGCCGCATATGAGCGTCGTGGAAGGCACCATCGGCGGTATTCCGATGCGTCTGTTCCGCGTCAGTTTCTCCGGTGAGCTTGGTTTCGAGGTGAACGTGCCGCCAAGCCGTGCGCTGGAAGTGTGGGAACGTATCTGGGAAGCAGGCAAAGCCTACGACATGACGCCTTACGGCACGGAGACGATGCACGTCCTGCGCGCCGAGAAAGGCTACATCATTGTCGGGCAGGAAACTGACGGCACGGCCACCCCGGACGACGCGGGTTGCGGCTGGGCGGTCAGCAAGCTGAAGAAGGACTTCGTGGGCAAGCGCTCGCTGGTTCTTCCGGCGATGCAGGACCCGGACCGCTACCAGCTTGTCGGACTCTACACGCAGGCGCCGCAGGAAGTGCTGGAAGAGGGCGCGCAGCTTGTCGCCAGCCCGGATGAGGTCATCCCGATGAGCAAGATCGGACATGTCACCTCGTCCTACCACAGCGCCACGCTGGGCCGGTCCATCGCGCTCGCCATGGTGTCCGGTGGTCGCGCCCGCATGGGCCAGACCCTCTATGTGCCGATGGAAGACAAGGTGATCCCGGTCACCGTGACCAGCCCGGTGTTTTATGACGCGGAAGGAGCCCGCCTCAATGTCTGA
- a CDS encoding sarcosine oxidase subunit gamma has protein sequence MSDALAPNSLAVSRAGFTATPLKGGRRFALQGRKGTLEGAAMAFGLSEVPAMLKSVTVGDCTLLRLAPQELFIITGEAGLPEAVTTYLGTVPNSLVEVSERQIGWTLEGEKLRDTLATLSPLDMRERSFPVGMVTRTLFGKADGMIWRTGENTFHLEVWRSFGPYMSSMMDAAALDAAW, from the coding sequence ATGTCTGACGCACTTGCCCCCAACTCACTGGCTGTCTCCCGCGCCGGGTTCACAGCCACCCCGCTCAAGGGAGGGCGTCGCTTCGCCCTTCAGGGACGGAAAGGCACACTCGAAGGTGCGGCGATGGCTTTCGGTCTGTCCGAAGTCCCGGCGATGCTGAAGTCCGTGACGGTTGGTGACTGTACGTTGCTGCGTCTCGCGCCGCAGGAGCTGTTTATCATTACAGGCGAGGCCGGATTGCCTGAAGCCGTCACGACTTATCTCGGCACGGTGCCGAACAGTCTGGTGGAGGTTTCAGAGCGTCAGATCGGCTGGACGCTGGAAGGTGAAAAGCTGCGCGACACGCTGGCGACATTGAGTCCGCTGGATATGCGGGAGCGGTCCTTCCCGGTCGGGATGGTCACGCGCACGCTGTTTGGCAAGGCGGACGGCATGATCTGGCGTACGGGTGAAAATACGTTTCATCTGGAGGTATGGCGATCCTTTGGACCGTATATGTCATCCATGATGGATGCAGCGGCGCTCGACGCGGCCTGGTAA
- a CDS encoding L-serine ammonia-lyase — protein MISVFEIFKIGIGPSSSHTVGPMKAAAEFVTELAMLADEAVHPLHVRATLYGSLAWTGVGHATDRAVILGLGGLHPDRVDPDEAEAVLARARETHELGPRGCIFTFDPDTDIVFDKETIPPVHPNTLQFLATDGEGKAVLIRRYCSIGGGFVVPEDKNAEAVPQNVNVPFDFRSGAQLLACARRSGLSIPEIVLANESVLRPAEEVLAYVDRIIDVMMACIDRGMITEGVLPGRLGVQRRAPAIRDRLEADRFRNVRTAHEIMDWVSLFAIAVNEENAAGGRIVTAPTNGAAGVVPAVLRYYREYSAGASRAGERDFLLTAVAIGGLFKRNASISGAEVGCQGEVGVACSMAAAGLSAALGAGAAQVENAAEIGMEHHLGMTCDPVGGLVQIPCIERNAFGAIKAINAASLAMRGDGSHHVSLDDVIKTMYETGKDMSSRYKETSLGGLAVRFPEC, from the coding sequence ATGATCAGTGTTTTTGAAATCTTCAAGATCGGCATTGGACCTTCCTCTTCTCACACGGTCGGTCCAATGAAGGCCGCTGCGGAATTCGTCACTGAACTGGCTATGCTGGCGGATGAGGCGGTTCACCCCCTGCACGTCCGCGCCACGCTTTATGGGTCCCTGGCCTGGACGGGAGTGGGTCATGCTACCGATCGGGCTGTTATTCTCGGCTTGGGCGGACTGCATCCCGATAGGGTCGACCCGGATGAGGCCGAGGCCGTTCTTGCGCGTGCGCGTGAAACGCATGAGCTTGGCCCGCGTGGCTGTATTTTCACCTTCGATCCTGACACGGACATCGTCTTTGACAAGGAAACGATCCCTCCCGTCCATCCGAACACGCTCCAGTTTCTCGCCACGGATGGGGAAGGAAAGGCTGTTCTGATCCGGCGTTACTGCTCGATTGGTGGTGGTTTCGTCGTGCCTGAAGACAAGAACGCGGAGGCAGTGCCACAGAACGTCAATGTGCCGTTCGATTTCCGCAGCGGCGCACAGCTGCTGGCCTGCGCGCGACGCAGTGGCCTCAGTATTCCCGAGATCGTGCTGGCCAATGAGAGCGTCCTGCGTCCCGCGGAAGAGGTTCTGGCCTATGTGGATCGCATCATTGACGTGATGATGGCGTGCATTGACCGTGGGATGATTACGGAGGGAGTGCTGCCCGGTCGTCTCGGCGTGCAGCGGCGCGCACCGGCCATCCGTGATCGTCTGGAGGCAGATCGGTTCCGCAATGTTCGCACGGCCCATGAGATCATGGACTGGGTCAGTCTCTTCGCCATTGCGGTCAATGAAGAGAACGCGGCGGGTGGGCGCATCGTCACCGCTCCGACAAATGGTGCGGCTGGTGTCGTCCCCGCTGTGCTCAGGTATTATCGTGAGTACAGCGCAGGGGCATCACGAGCCGGTGAACGTGATTTTCTGCTGACCGCCGTCGCTATCGGCGGCCTGTTCAAACGGAATGCCTCCATTTCCGGTGCGGAGGTAGGTTGTCAGGGGGAGGTGGGCGTTGCCTGTTCCATGGCGGCGGCGGGTCTGTCCGCTGCTTTGGGAGCCGGCGCGGCACAGGTTGAGAACGCGGCGGAGATCGGAATGGAGCATCACCTCGGCATGACGTGCGACCCTGTGGGGGGGCTGGTGCAGATTCCGTGCATCGAACGTAATGCTTTCGGAGCGATCAAGGCGATCAATGCGGCTTCGCTGGCCATGCGCGGAGATGGTTCGCATCACGTTTCTCTCGATGACGTGATCAAGACAATGTATGAGACCGGAAAAGATATGAGCAGCCGCTACAAGGAGACCTCGCTTGGCGGTCTGGCGGTCCGCTTTCCCGAGTGCTGA
- a CDS encoding SRPBCC family protein, giving the protein MSGQTEEMLKTLLARRKPGFALEAPFYTDEDIFNEDMKHIFGQHWIYVAVEPDVAEPGDAIVVNIGKSSVIITRDDDDAIRAFHNVCRHRGARMIPEGKTMIGNIVCPYHSWTYGIDGALKFAEHMGEDFDPKCRGLKKVAVRSVAGLIFICLAENPPEDIEDMARVMEPYLAPHDLKNTRVAFESDLIEKGNWKLTLENNRECYHCGPNHPELTIPLFAYGFGYAPGTLDEDSQRDAQRYAELATTCHARWEGEGLPSREVEHLDDMVTGFRTERLPIDRSGESQTLDTKAACSVPLGDLKDKAIGGLSFWTQPNSWHHFMGDHIVTFAVFPLDASTTLVRTKWLVHKDAVEGVDYDLQRLTEVWQATNQQDADLVEISQQGATDPAFEAGPYSPYTEGLVEKFAAWYIGRMKAALA; this is encoded by the coding sequence ATGTCCGGTCAAACAGAAGAAATGCTCAAAACACTCCTTGCCCGACGCAAGCCGGGTTTCGCTCTTGAAGCACCGTTCTACACGGATGAGGACATCTTCAATGAAGACATGAAGCATATTTTCGGTCAGCACTGGATTTATGTCGCCGTCGAGCCGGATGTTGCCGAACCTGGTGACGCAATAGTCGTCAATATCGGAAAATCTTCCGTGATCATCACGCGCGACGATGATGATGCGATTCGGGCTTTCCATAATGTCTGCCGTCATCGTGGTGCCAGGATGATTCCCGAAGGCAAGACGATGATCGGAAACATCGTCTGTCCCTATCACTCATGGACCTACGGGATTGATGGCGCGCTGAAATTTGCCGAGCATATGGGGGAAGATTTCGACCCCAAATGTCGTGGCCTGAAAAAGGTGGCGGTGCGTTCTGTTGCCGGGCTGATCTTTATCTGTCTTGCTGAAAACCCGCCGGAAGATATCGAGGACATGGCCCGTGTCATGGAGCCGTATCTTGCGCCGCACGATCTGAAAAACACACGGGTGGCGTTCGAGTCCGATCTCATCGAGAAAGGAAACTGGAAGCTCACTCTGGAAAACAACCGCGAGTGCTATCACTGCGGTCCGAACCACCCTGAACTGACCATTCCGCTTTTTGCCTATGGCTTCGGCTATGCGCCCGGAACGCTGGATGAGGACAGTCAGCGCGACGCACAGCGTTATGCGGAACTGGCCACCACATGCCATGCGCGTTGGGAGGGTGAGGGGCTTCCGTCCCGTGAGGTCGAGCATCTTGATGATATGGTCACGGGTTTCCGGACCGAACGTCTGCCGATCGATCGCTCTGGTGAGAGCCAGACACTGGACACCAAAGCAGCCTGCAGCGTTCCGCTGGGTGATCTGAAGGACAAGGCGATCGGTGGTCTGTCTTTCTGGACGCAGCCGAATTCATGGCATCATTTCATGGGCGATCACATTGTCACCTTCGCCGTGTTTCCGCTGGACGCCAGCACGACGCTGGTGCGTACGAAGTGGCTCGTGCACAAAGATGCGGTCGAAGGCGTTGATTATGATCTGCAACGTCTGACGGAAGTCTGGCAGGCCACGAACCAGCAGGATGCGGATCTTGTCGAGATTTCCCAGCAGGGTGCGACTGATCCCGCCTTCGAGGCCGGACCTTATTCTCCTTATACGGAGGGTCTCGTTGAAAAATTCGCTGCGTGGTACATTGGTCGTATGAAAGCAGCTCTGGCATGA
- a CDS encoding hybrid-cluster NAD(P)-dependent oxidoreductase: protein MTVNGVLAELNGLASAPLWNPERDEVLVCRQVIDETHDVKTFVFSAPQARRFCYLPGQFMTFSLPCGPSGEEINRSYTLSSAPTRPDRVSITVKRVEKGPVSNWLHDTLQPGMEVKVAGPAGEFTCADSSSKKFLFLSGGSGITPMMSMSRTLMDLGGEADVVFLHSARSPDDLIFARELALMEQRWSGFRASTVCESDTPSVRWTGLRGRLVAPMLPLIAPDFLEREVYVCGPAPYMTAVRTLLADSGFDMTRHHEESFDFATLMQGELEDAFAAPEPGETTYKVNFTKSRREIECGADTNILSAARAEGMRVPASCGKGLCGTCKCKLVSGTVEMKHEGGIRQREVDMGMILICCSKPTSDVVIER, encoded by the coding sequence ATGACGGTAAACGGCGTGCTTGCGGAATTGAACGGTCTGGCTTCCGCTCCTTTATGGAATCCGGAGCGGGATGAAGTGCTTGTCTGTCGTCAGGTCATCGACGAAACGCACGATGTGAAGACATTCGTGTTTTCCGCTCCACAGGCGCGCCGTTTTTGCTATCTGCCCGGCCAGTTCATGACGTTTTCTCTTCCATGCGGCCCATCGGGAGAGGAGATAAACCGAAGCTATACACTTTCTTCCGCGCCAACCCGACCGGACCGCGTGTCGATTACCGTAAAGCGGGTGGAGAAAGGTCCAGTTTCGAACTGGCTGCACGATACTCTGCAACCGGGGATGGAAGTAAAGGTTGCGGGACCGGCTGGAGAGTTTACCTGCGCTGACAGTTCATCGAAAAAATTTCTTTTTTTGTCAGGGGGAAGCGGGATAACGCCGATGATGTCCATGTCCCGCACGCTGATGGATCTCGGTGGGGAGGCGGATGTGGTGTTTCTCCACAGCGCCCGTAGCCCCGATGATCTGATTTTCGCGCGGGAACTGGCGCTGATGGAGCAGCGCTGGTCCGGCTTTCGCGCTTCCACGGTCTGTGAGAGCGATACGCCCTCCGTTCGCTGGACGGGGCTGCGCGGACGGCTTGTCGCTCCAATGCTGCCATTGATCGCTCCTGATTTTCTGGAGCGCGAAGTCTATGTCTGCGGTCCTGCGCCCTATATGACGGCGGTTCGTACGCTGCTTGCAGACAGCGGTTTCGACATGACCCGCCATCACGAAGAGAGCTTCGATTTCGCCACGCTGATGCAGGGCGAACTTGAAGATGCTTTCGCGGCTCCGGAGCCAGGCGAGACGACATACAAGGTGAACTTTACAAAAAGCCGTCGTGAGATCGAATGCGGCGCGGACACCAATATCCTTTCCGCTGCCCGTGCAGAGGGGATGCGTGTTCCAGCCTCCTGCGGAAAAGGTCTGTGTGGCACCTGCAAGTGCAAGCTTGTGTCAGGTACGGTGGAAATGAAGCACGAGGGCGGTATCCGCCAGCGTGAAGTCGATATGGGCATGATCCTGATCTGCTGTTCAAAGCCCACCAGCGACGTGGTGATCGAACGCTGA
- a CDS encoding GlxA family transcriptional regulator, translating into MSASPDLSSFRCFGFLTLSGYSMIAVSNAIEALRMANRLAGEEIYIWSVLSLDGDAVLSSNGLSLTPTHSVKEVSRPDVVFVCGGVDVRAATGPTLLTWLRQQARQGVALGALCTGTFALAEAGLLRGYRSAIHWENLSSIREEFPEIDITDDLFVIDRNRLTCTGGLAPLDMMLKIIASRYGMARVNEISTQFLLDRDRSGDERQPIPVPPGTPEAMARALSLIERESDRPLRIEEIAGAAHLSVRQLERIFRRHAGVTPAAYLVGVRLERARRLLRQTTMSVTDIGTACGFVSSSHFSSAYRSRFGCPPRDERRRKEGSPRQTSTMDMSA; encoded by the coding sequence ATGTCTGCTTCGCCTGATCTCAGCAGCTTCCGATGCTTCGGTTTCCTGACGCTGTCAGGCTATTCGATGATCGCCGTGAGTAACGCCATTGAGGCGCTGCGGATGGCCAACAGGCTGGCAGGCGAGGAAATCTATATCTGGTCCGTGCTGTCACTGGATGGGGATGCTGTTCTGTCCAGTAACGGTCTCTCGCTCACTCCGACCCACTCCGTAAAGGAAGTGTCCCGCCCGGATGTTGTCTTTGTCTGCGGCGGTGTAGATGTCCGTGCCGCGACAGGCCCGACATTGCTGACATGGCTGCGGCAGCAGGCCCGTCAGGGTGTTGCCCTCGGTGCGCTCTGCACCGGCACGTTCGCTCTTGCGGAAGCGGGGCTGCTTCGGGGCTATCGCAGCGCCATACACTGGGAAAACCTCTCTTCGATCCGCGAGGAATTTCCGGAAATCGACATCACCGACGATCTTTTCGTCATCGATCGCAACCGGTTGACCTGCACGGGCGGTCTCGCGCCACTCGATATGATGCTGAAAATCATCGCTTCCCGTTACGGTATGGCGCGGGTCAATGAAATCTCCACGCAGTTTCTTCTTGACCGCGACCGGTCGGGTGATGAGCGGCAGCCGATACCGGTACCTCCGGGAACACCGGAAGCGATGGCCAGAGCGCTCAGCCTGATCGAGCGGGAGAGTGACAGGCCGCTGCGGATCGAGGAGATCGCCGGGGCCGCCCATCTGTCGGTGCGGCAATTGGAGCGGATTTTTCGTCGCCACGCAGGCGTCACGCCGGCCGCCTATCTCGTCGGAGTGCGTCTGGAACGCGCCCGCCGTCTGCTCCGTCAGACGACGATGTCGGTCACCGATATCGGAACGGCCTGCGGCTTTGTGTCCAGCTCGCATTTCAGTTCAGCCTATCGCAGCCGCTTCGGTTGCCCGCCACGTGACGAACGGCGGCGGAAAGAAGGCTCCCCCAGACAGACTTCAACCATGGATATGTCCGCATGA
- a CDS encoding FAD-dependent oxidoreductase, with protein MSSNIEALFKPLRIRNMVIRNRVMSTSHAPGYGKDGKPQERYQLYHAEKAKGGIGLTMFGGSSSVDHDSPATPWNQVSVVDDSVIPFFQQFSDRVHGHGAKLMIQITHMGRRTRWDTDAWLPVIGPSPRREPASRSMPKEMEIEDIRRVVRSFADAAVRCKQGGLDGLEISGAHGHLLDQFWSPSANDRVDQYGGSLENRMRFGVEVLTAIREAVGEDFVVGMRMSGNEMLQNGLSQQDCLTIATDYASRGLVDFVNVIGGQARDEMSHAVSLPNMSFPVAPFLHLASAIKREADVPVFHAQRIMDVATAARAIAEGHIDMVAMTRAHIADPHIVNKLAAGRADDIRQCVGAGYCIDRIYVGGDALCLQNAATGREATMPHDVQPTTGTRHRVAIIGGGVAGLEAARVCALRGHSVVLFERENETGGQVNLAAKATWREALTGIVRWLDGQVRKLGVDVRTGAEATAEMVRLEKPDIVIVATGGSAWRGEFEGADLIHTTVDVLSGAVNPSGSVLLFDEMGQHNAASVAEVMATRGCFVEMATHDRLIAQEVGTTNQPIHLREMYKLGIVMSPNMELREVTREGNRLVAVLRNTMTDTEEERLVDHVIVECGTLPRDALYMELKEGSTNHGQTDLPTLLQGRTQPAVEGLKSGEYALFRIGDAVAGRNIHAALYDALRLCKDF; from the coding sequence ATGAGCTCCAATATCGAAGCCCTGTTCAAGCCTCTGCGGATCAGAAACATGGTGATCCGCAACCGTGTCATGAGCACGAGCCATGCGCCGGGCTATGGCAAGGACGGCAAGCCGCAGGAGCGCTATCAGCTCTATCACGCCGAGAAGGCGAAGGGCGGCATCGGCCTGACCATGTTCGGAGGCTCGTCTTCGGTCGACCATGACAGTCCGGCCACCCCCTGGAATCAGGTCTCCGTCGTTGATGACAGCGTGATTCCCTTCTTTCAGCAGTTCTCGGACCGCGTGCACGGGCACGGTGCGAAACTGATGATCCAGATCACCCATATGGGGCGGCGCACACGCTGGGACACCGATGCGTGGCTGCCGGTCATAGGCCCATCTCCGCGTCGTGAACCGGCTTCCCGTTCCATGCCGAAGGAAATGGAGATCGAGGATATCCGTCGTGTGGTCAGGTCTTTTGCCGATGCGGCCGTGCGCTGCAAGCAAGGCGGACTGGACGGGCTGGAAATCTCCGGCGCACATGGTCATCTGCTTGACCAGTTCTGGAGCCCGTCCGCCAACGATCGTGTCGATCAGTACGGTGGGTCGCTGGAAAACCGCATGCGGTTCGGCGTTGAGGTGCTCACGGCCATCCGTGAGGCGGTGGGCGAGGATTTTGTCGTCGGCATGCGGATGTCGGGCAACGAGATGCTGCAGAATGGCCTGTCCCAGCAGGATTGTCTGACAATCGCGACCGATTATGCGTCACGCGGGCTGGTGGATTTCGTCAATGTCATCGGTGGGCAGGCCCGTGACGAGATGTCGCACGCCGTCAGCCTGCCGAACATGTCATTCCCGGTTGCGCCGTTTCTGCATCTCGCCAGCGCCATCAAGCGTGAAGCCGATGTACCGGTGTTTCACGCCCAGCGCATCATGGACGTGGCGACGGCAGCCCGCGCCATAGCGGAAGGGCATATCGATATGGTCGCCATGACCCGCGCCCATATCGCGGACCCGCATATCGTGAACAAACTCGCGGCAGGGCGTGCGGACGATATCCGCCAGTGTGTCGGTGCGGGTTACTGCATTGATCGCATCTATGTCGGTGGTGACGCGCTCTGCCTGCAAAACGCCGCGACGGGACGTGAAGCGACCATGCCGCACGACGTTCAGCCGACGACGGGAACGAGGCACAGGGTCGCCATCATCGGTGGCGGTGTGGCCGGACTGGAAGCCGCCCGCGTCTGCGCCCTGCGCGGTCACAGTGTCGTGCTGTTCGAACGTGAGAACGAGACCGGCGGGCAGGTCAATCTTGCCGCGAAAGCGACATGGCGTGAGGCGCTGACAGGGATCGTGCGCTGGCTGGACGGGCAGGTGCGCAAGCTGGGTGTCGATGTGCGCACGGGCGCCGAGGCTACCGCCGAAATGGTGCGTCTGGAAAAACCGGATATTGTCATCGTCGCCACCGGCGGCAGCGCATGGCGGGGCGAGTTTGAAGGCGCTGACCTCATTCACACCACGGTGGATGTGCTATCCGGCGCCGTTAATCCTTCAGGCAGTGTTCTTCTGTTTGACGAAATGGGTCAGCACAATGCCGCTTCCGTGGCGGAGGTCATGGCGACGCGTGGATGCTTTGTGGAAATGGCGACACATGACCGTCTGATCGCGCAGGAAGTTGGCACGACCAACCAGCCGATCCATCTGAGGGAGATGTACAAACTCGGTATCGTCATGTCACCGAACATGGAACTGCGGGAAGTCACCCGGGAAGGCAACCGTCTGGTCGCTGTCCTGCGCAACACCATGACGGACACGGAAGAAGAGCGTCTTGTCGATCATGTCATCGTCGAGTGCGGCACCCTTCCGCGTGACGCGCTCTACATGGAACTGAAGGAAGGCTCCACCAACCACGGGCAGACCGATCTTCCGACGCTTTTGCAGGGACGGACGCAACCCGCCGTCGAGGGACTGAAAAGCGGCGAATACGCCCTGTTCCGCATTGGTGACGCCGTGGCCGGACGCAATATTCATGCGGCGCTTTATGACGCGCTCCGTCTCTGCAAGGATTTCTGA